TGGCCTTCACGGGCAACAGCCCCTCGGCGACGTCGTCACAGACCCTCGCCCGTGCCATGGGTGCGATGAGGAAGCCGTCGGGCACGTCGGTCAGGGAGGCCTCGTAGACATCGGTCCGCGACGGCGACCAGTACAACGGCAGCCAGCCGTCCGCGATCCGGGTCGTCTGCGCGATGTTCTTCGGCCCCTCCGCGCCGAGCAGGACGGGGAGGTCGGCCCGCAGCGGGTGGGTGATGGGCTTCAGCGCCTTGCCGATGCCGGAACCGTCCGGTCCGTCGTACGGGAGCGGATGGAAGCGTCCGTCGAGTTCAACCGGGGCCTCACGCCTGAGGACTTGGCGTACGACGTCGACGTACTCCCTGGTCGCGGTCAGCGGGGACCTCGGGAACGGCCGCCCGTACCAGCCCTCGACGACCTGCGGCCCGGAGAGCCCGAGCCCGAGCAGGGCCCGCCCGCCGGAGAGGTGGTCCAGGGTCAGCGCGTGCATCGCGGTGGTCGTGGGCGACCGGGCCGCCATCTGCGCGACCGCCGTGCCCAGCTTGATCCTGGAGGTGTGCGCCGCGATCCAGGTGAGCGGCGTGAAGGCGTCCGAGCCCCAGGACTCGGCGGTCCACACCGAGTCGTACCCGAGCCGCTCCGCC
The DNA window shown above is from Streptomyces akebiae and carries:
- a CDS encoding LLM class F420-dependent oxidoreductase, whose amino-acid sequence is MRLGLALGYWGRGPSADHVPLAQEAERLGYDSVWTAESWGSDAFTPLTWIAAHTSRIKLGTAVAQMAARSPTTTAMHALTLDHLSGGRALLGLGLSGPQVVEGWYGRPFPRSPLTATREYVDVVRQVLRREAPVELDGRFHPLPYDGPDGSGIGKALKPITHPLRADLPVLLGAEGPKNIAQTTRIADGWLPLYWSPSRTDVYEASLTDVPDGFLIAPMARARVCDDVAEGLLPVKAMLGFYIGGMGHARRNFHADLMARMGYEEEARRIQRLFLDGRREEAVLAVPDAFADEISLVGPRERIAERLESWRKGPVTDLLVLAPDPHTLRVLAELNS